In Neisseria perflava, the DNA window GAAGACAAAGGCCTACACTACCGCTTCTTCGACTGCATGGTTGATCCGAAAAGCAAACGCTACCTGTCCGAAGATTACACCTTCTGCCACCTCTGGCGTCAAATCGGCGGCGAAGTGTACGTCGATGTACAATCCAACCTGACCCACCAAGGTGCAAAAGTGTATCGCGGCTCGTTTGCCGAATCCCTGCAAACCAATGTTGCCAATGCCGTATTTGCCCCGAAAGGCACACCAATGCGCCTCGAACTGGCTGCGCCATTGCACGCCAATCCGCGCGGCGCAGAATAAAATTGGCCGACAGGCAGACAAGACACTTTAATTCTATCTGTCTGCCACCATATAACGCCTATCGTTTTCTTTTCAGACGGCCACAAGGCCGTCTGAATCCATCTTATTCAGGAGAAACCATATGAGCGACAACGTCCTGCTCCACTTGGGCGAAGAACCCCGTTTCGACCAAATCAAAACCGAAGACATCAAACCCGCCCTGCAAACCGCCATTGCCGAAGCACGCGAACAAATCGCCGCCATCAAAGCGCAAACGCACACCGACTGGGCCAACACCGTCGAAAAACTGACTGACATTACCGAACGCGTCGGCCGCATTTGGAGCGTGGTTTCCCATCTCAATTCCGTGGTCGATACGCCCGAGCTGCGTGCCGTATACAACGAATTGATGCCTGAAATCACCATTTTCTTTACCGAAATCGGTCAAGACATCGAGTTGTACAACCGCTTCAAAATCATCAAAAATTCTGCCGAATTCGACACCCTCTCCCCTGCGCAGCAAACCAAGCTCAACCACGACTTGCGCGATTTCGTCCTCAGCGGTGCCGAATTACCGCCCGAACAGCAGGCAGAACTGGCGCAACTGCAAACCGAAGGCGCGCAACTGGGTGCCAAATTCGCACAAAACGTCCAAGACGCGACCGACGCTTTCGGCATTTACTTTGACGATGCCGCGCCGCTTGCCGGCATTCCTGAAGACTCCATCGCCATGTTTGCCGCCGCCGCGCAAAGCGAAGGCAAAACAGGCTACAAAATCGGCCTGCAGATTCCGCACTACCTCGCCGTTATCCAATACGCCGACAACCGCGAATTGCGCGAACAAATCTACCGCGCCTACGTTACCCGTGCCAGCGAATTGTCTGACGAAGGCAAATTCGACAACACGGCCAACGTCGAACAAACGCTTGCAAACGCGCTGAAAACCGCCAAACTGCTCGGCTTCAAAACCTACGCCGAGCTGTCACTGGCAACCAAAATGGCGGATACGCCCGAACAGGTTCTAAACTTCCTGCACGACCTTGCCCGCCGCGCAAAACCATTTGCCGAAAAAGACTTTGCCGAAATCAAAGCCTTTGCACGCGAGAGCCTGAATATCGAAGATCCGCAATCTTGGGATTTGAGCTACGCCGCCGAAAAACTGCGCCAAGCCAAATACGCCTTCAGCGAAACCGAAGTGAAAAAATACTTCCCTATCAGCAAAGTATTGGCAGGCCTGTTTGCCCAAATCAAAAAACTCTACGGCATCGAGCTGGCTGAAAAAACCGTCCCCGTTTGGCACAAAGACGTGCGCTATTTCGAGCTGAAACAAGACGGCCAAACCATCGGCGGCATTTACATGGACTTGTACGCACGCGAAGGCAAACGCGGCGGCGCATGGATGGACGGCTACAAAAGCCGCCGCCGTTTCGCCGACGGTACGCTGCAACTGCCGACTGCCTACCTCGTCTGCAACTTTACCCCGCCGGTCGGCGACAAAGAGGCGCGTTTGAGCCACGACGAAATCATCACCCTCTTCCACGAAACCGGCCACGGCCTGCACCACTTGTTGACCCAAGTTGACGAAGTGGGCGTATCCGGCATCAACGGCGTCGAATGGGACGCGGTCGAGCTGCCTAGCCAATTCATGGAAAACTTCGTTTGGGAATACGACGTATTGGCGCAAATGTCCTCGCACGAAGAAACCGGCGCGGTATTGCCGAAAGAGCTGTTCAACAAAATGCACGCGGCCAAAAACTTCCAACGCGGTATGTTCCTCGTCCGTCAAATGGAATTTGCCCTCTTCGACATGGAAATCTATCATCAGGAAGATGAAGGCCGTCTGAAAGAATGGCCGCAAATCTTGGACAAAGTGCGTCAAGAAGTCGCCGTGACCCAACCGCCGGCATACAACCGCTTTGCCTTGAGCTTCAGCCACATCTTCGCCGGCGGCTACTCCGCAGGCTATTACAGCTACGCATGGGCGGAAGTTTTGAGTGCAGACGCTTACGCAGCGTTTGAAGAAAGCGACGATGTGGCCGAAACCGGCCGCCGCTTCTGGAAAGAAATACTGGCCGTCGGCGGTTCGCGCAGTGCAGCCGAATCCTTCAAAGCCTTCCGCGGCCGCGAACCAAGCCTGGATGCCCTGCTCCGCCACAGCGGTTTCGACAACGCAGCTTGATTTGAAAATCCGCCGTTTTAATTGCTGATTCAACACCAAAGGCCGTCTGA includes these proteins:
- a CDS encoding M3 family metallopeptidase: MSDNVLLHLGEEPRFDQIKTEDIKPALQTAIAEAREQIAAIKAQTHTDWANTVEKLTDITERVGRIWSVVSHLNSVVDTPELRAVYNELMPEITIFFTEIGQDIELYNRFKIIKNSAEFDTLSPAQQTKLNHDLRDFVLSGAELPPEQQAELAQLQTEGAQLGAKFAQNVQDATDAFGIYFDDAAPLAGIPEDSIAMFAAAAQSEGKTGYKIGLQIPHYLAVIQYADNRELREQIYRAYVTRASELSDEGKFDNTANVEQTLANALKTAKLLGFKTYAELSLATKMADTPEQVLNFLHDLARRAKPFAEKDFAEIKAFARESLNIEDPQSWDLSYAAEKLRQAKYAFSETEVKKYFPISKVLAGLFAQIKKLYGIELAEKTVPVWHKDVRYFELKQDGQTIGGIYMDLYAREGKRGGAWMDGYKSRRRFADGTLQLPTAYLVCNFTPPVGDKEARLSHDEIITLFHETGHGLHHLLTQVDEVGVSGINGVEWDAVELPSQFMENFVWEYDVLAQMSSHEETGAVLPKELFNKMHAAKNFQRGMFLVRQMEFALFDMEIYHQEDEGRLKEWPQILDKVRQEVAVTQPPAYNRFALSFSHIFAGGYSAGYYSYAWAEVLSADAYAAFEESDDVAETGRRFWKEILAVGGSRSAAESFKAFRGREPSLDALLRHSGFDNAA